In a single window of the Streptomyces sp. NBC_01471 genome:
- a CDS encoding enoyl-CoA hydratase/isomerase family protein, with protein MPYDDLTGLRITVDNGVATVTLDHPPLNLMDGVLLPSLRGFVNRVRHDTGVRVVVFDSADPEFFSAHGDMAYLTDPEALPAATAAAIAAAPDVPVPDGMNILEAVSDEVRSLPQVTIGKIAGFARGAGNEFLMYLDMRFAAIGRSGQAQPEAVMDILPGGGGTVNMARLLGRARARARALELLLGSELVDAELAERYGLVNRAVPANEIDAFVDRLARRIARLRPEVVAAIKATVETITPKIPHQAYAVENAALFSLFTDDMVASAHKQLAAGVQTREGERDLERILDSL; from the coding sequence ATGCCCTACGACGACCTGACCGGTCTGCGGATCACGGTGGACAACGGTGTCGCAACCGTCACCCTCGACCACCCGCCGCTGAACCTGATGGACGGAGTCCTGCTGCCGTCACTGCGCGGCTTCGTCAACCGGGTGCGCCACGACACCGGCGTCCGCGTCGTAGTGTTCGACAGCGCCGACCCGGAGTTCTTCAGCGCGCACGGCGACATGGCCTACCTCACCGACCCGGAAGCGCTGCCCGCCGCCACAGCCGCCGCGATCGCCGCCGCGCCGGACGTGCCCGTCCCGGACGGCATGAACATCCTGGAGGCCGTGAGCGACGAGGTGCGCAGCCTGCCGCAGGTCACCATCGGCAAGATCGCCGGCTTCGCCCGGGGCGCCGGCAACGAGTTTCTCATGTACCTCGACATGCGGTTCGCGGCGATCGGCCGATCCGGCCAGGCCCAGCCCGAGGCCGTGATGGATATCCTTCCCGGCGGCGGCGGAACGGTGAACATGGCCCGTCTGCTCGGCCGGGCACGGGCACGGGCACGGGCCCTGGAACTGCTGCTCGGCAGCGAGCTGGTCGACGCCGAGCTGGCCGAACGCTACGGCCTGGTCAACCGTGCGGTCCCCGCCAACGAGATCGACGCCTTCGTCGACCGGCTGGCCCGCCGGATCGCTCGACTGCGCCCCGAGGTCGTCGCCGCCATCAAGGCCACCGTCGAGACCATCACCCCGAAAATCCCCCACCAGGCGTACGCCGTGGAGAACGCCGCCCTGTTCTCCCTGTTCACCGACGATATGGTCGCGTCGGCCCACAAGCAGCTCGCCGCGGGCGTGCAAACCCGGGAGGGCGAACGCGACCTGGAGCGCATCCTCGACAGCCTCTGA
- a CDS encoding 3-hydroxyacyl-CoA dehydrogenase family protein, protein MAFILPTDIDSRPVTVIGAGTLGRRIALMFATRGGEARIYDPDQAVGDQAVAFVAEHVAEVAAKVEGGRPGTAVAYTDEAAALAGAWLVVEAVPERLDLKKQVFAQLDEEADSDAILASNSSSYPTSQFIDGVARPERVVNMHFYMPPHQAAVDLMSDGKTDRAVLDFLLQELPRYGVYPFEARKESTGFIFNRIWAAIKRESLAVVAEGVATPHDVDRMWEINMGLKAGPFRMMDRVGLDVVLDIENHYAAENPNLPEGPRELLRRYVDAGHLGAKTGRGFYDDYRSHDA, encoded by the coding sequence ATGGCTTTCATCCTCCCCACCGACATTGACTCCCGCCCGGTCACCGTGATCGGTGCCGGCACCCTCGGCCGCAGGATCGCCCTGATGTTCGCCACCCGCGGCGGCGAGGCGCGGATCTACGATCCCGACCAGGCCGTTGGCGACCAGGCCGTCGCCTTCGTCGCGGAGCACGTGGCCGAGGTCGCCGCCAAGGTCGAGGGTGGGCGTCCCGGCACGGCCGTGGCCTATACCGACGAGGCGGCGGCGCTGGCCGGCGCCTGGCTGGTGGTGGAGGCCGTGCCCGAGCGTCTCGACCTGAAGAAGCAGGTTTTCGCCCAGCTCGACGAGGAGGCGGACTCCGACGCGATCCTGGCCAGCAATTCCTCGTCCTACCCGACCAGTCAGTTCATCGATGGCGTGGCGCGCCCCGAACGGGTGGTGAACATGCACTTCTACATGCCGCCTCATCAGGCCGCCGTCGACCTGATGTCGGACGGGAAGACCGACCGCGCGGTGCTGGACTTCCTGCTCCAGGAGCTGCCCCGGTATGGCGTCTACCCCTTTGAGGCGCGCAAGGAGAGTACGGGCTTCATCTTCAACCGCATCTGGGCTGCCATCAAGCGTGAGTCGCTGGCCGTGGTCGCCGAAGGCGTCGCCACCCCGCACGACGTGGACCGGATGTGGGAGATCAACATGGGTCTCAAGGCCGGACCGTTCCGGATGATGGACCGGGTCGGCCTGGACGTTGTGCTCGACATTGAGAACCACTACGCCGCCGAGAATCCCAACCTGCCCGAGGGCCCCCGTGAGCTGCTGCGGCGCTACGTGGACGCCGGGCACCTGGGGGCCAAGACGGGGCGGGGGTTCTACGACGACTACCGATCCCACGACGCGTAG
- a CDS encoding DUF6221 family protein, producing the protein MLDLIEQLANDYKVMDTSDSRSAGLAYALRVLGQSYAEHPGHQQEWRP; encoded by the coding sequence ATGCTCGATCTGATCGAGCAACTGGCAAACGACTACAAAGTCATGGACACCTCGGACTCCCGCTCGGCCGGCCTGGCATACGCGCTGCGAGTCCTTGGCCAGTCGTACGCCGAACACCCTGGCCACCAGCAGGAATGGCGCCCATAG
- a CDS encoding MerR family DNA-binding protein, producing the protein MAETTSRSLVVSTAPTRSSMALMLAQDSAAGSTAASMVRFFQQMFAAGLTGRRITELLPCWDSGRTDAEQRAMLRAERDRIQAKVDDLQTALDRLDEVIAITDTHP; encoded by the coding sequence ATGGCGGAGACCACGAGCCGGTCGTTGGTTGTCAGCACCGCTCCTACCAGGTCGTCCATGGCGTTGATGTTGGCCCAGGACTCGGCCGCCGGGTCGACGGCCGCCTCGATGGTGCGCTTCTTCCAGCAGATGTTCGCCGCCGGCCTTACCGGCCGAAGGATCACCGAACTCCTTCCGTGCTGGGACTCCGGGCGCACCGACGCCGAGCAACGAGCCATGCTGCGCGCCGAGCGCGACCGTATCCAGGCCAAGGTCGACGACCTGCAGACCGCCCTGGACCGCCTCGATGAGGTCATCGCGATCACGGACACGCACCCGTAG
- a CDS encoding SpoIIE family protein phosphatase, with the protein MLGVSPEAACPQQVLTLDEDAALVVVTDGVVEGPGLTLETGLEHAGTVAARAFVTD; encoded by the coding sequence GTGCTGGGGGTATCGCCCGAGGCTGCCTGCCCGCAACAGGTGCTCACCCTCGACGAGGACGCTGCGCTCGTTGTGGTCACCGATGGTGTGGTCGAAGGACCGGGCCTGACGCTGGAAACCGGCTTGGAGCACGCCGGAACCGTGGCCGCTCGGGCATTCGTGACGGACTGA
- a CDS encoding TetR/AcrR family transcriptional regulator, with the protein MPRTPTKRRPVTRAALIDSAQALFTERGFHATSISDIVERAGLTRGAFYSNYRDKEELFLALYDAHTNSLLTALQEAAAEPATGPDTLERLLARIGERAREPQWFLASMEFTLHAARHPELAAALADHEERLVEGLATLLTVALARLDRRPAIPVADLSRLMISLFEGLAALRASHGTRDDAQQLPQRVAPRILQALTEPLEKPGEPQGS; encoded by the coding sequence GTGCCCAGGACTCCGACCAAGCGCCGGCCCGTGACCCGAGCCGCACTCATCGACAGCGCGCAGGCCCTGTTCACCGAGCGGGGCTTCCACGCCACCTCGATCAGCGACATAGTCGAGCGCGCGGGGCTGACCAGAGGGGCCTTCTATTCCAACTACCGGGACAAGGAGGAACTCTTCCTCGCCCTCTATGACGCGCACACCAACAGCTTGCTCACCGCATTGCAGGAGGCCGCAGCCGAGCCCGCGACCGGGCCGGACACCCTCGAACGGCTACTCGCCCGGATCGGCGAGCGGGCTCGCGAGCCCCAATGGTTTCTCGCTTCCATGGAGTTCACTCTGCACGCGGCCCGCCACCCGGAGCTGGCCGCGGCTCTGGCCGACCACGAAGAACGGCTGGTCGAGGGCCTGGCCACGCTACTGACGGTGGCACTGGCCCGGCTGGACCGCCGCCCAGCGATCCCCGTAGCCGACCTGAGCCGGCTGATGATCTCGCTGTTCGAGGGCCTGGCCGCGCTCCGGGCCAGCCACGGCACCCGCGACGACGCCCAGCAACTGCCGCAGCGCGTCGCACCGCGCATCCTGCAGGCTCTGACCGAGCCGCTGGAAAAGCCCGGTGAACCGCAAGGCTCTTGA
- a CDS encoding NAD(P)H-binding protein yields MRFLVLGATGRTGVLLVKKALDQGHQISALVRSAGANVDPRAQIVSGDVTDATVIAKAARDHDAIISTLGVKSVSETPTLITDAVRAVIESAKTSGVDRFVILSAFGVGDSLAKASFLAGPLFRTVLRKKYADKSASEALLRASDLKWTLEYPGALNNRGSSRYTEAVLEDVTKTPLFPSTSRANVADFLLRSAAEGTFIRQTVVVMDSK; encoded by the coding sequence ATGAGGTTTCTTGTCCTTGGAGCAACCGGTCGCACCGGCGTTCTCCTGGTCAAAAAGGCACTCGACCAGGGACACCAGATCAGCGCCCTCGTGCGGAGCGCCGGCGCCAACGTCGACCCACGCGCCCAGATCGTCAGCGGCGACGTCACCGACGCCACCGTCATCGCGAAGGCGGCCCGGGACCACGACGCGATCATCAGCACGCTTGGAGTGAAAAGCGTCAGCGAAACCCCCACGCTGATCACCGACGCCGTCCGTGCGGTCATCGAGTCCGCCAAGACATCAGGCGTTGACCGTTTCGTCATCCTGTCTGCGTTCGGAGTAGGCGACTCTCTCGCCAAAGCCTCATTCCTTGCAGGCCCGCTGTTCCGCACCGTGCTTCGGAAAAAGTACGCAGACAAATCCGCGTCGGAAGCACTCTTGAGGGCCAGCGATCTGAAATGGACCCTCGAATACCCCGGAGCATTGAATAATCGAGGCAGCAGCCGCTACACCGAGGCCGTGCTCGAGGACGTCACGAAGACGCCGCTCTTCCCCTCGACCTCTCGCGCAAACGTCGCCGACTTCCTGCTCCGCTCCGCTGCGGAAGGCACCTTCATCCGTCAGACCGTCGTCGTCATGGACAGCAAATAG
- a CDS encoding LLM class F420-dependent oxidoreductase yields MSTGVVLFAPPEAPNYVDTIVEQAREAAAAGLRSAWFGQRFDYDSPGLAAIVGREVPQLRVGSSAIPIFGRHPLLVSSQAQTTQAATHGRYDLGLALGAPAFMEATFGLPYDRPIGLLREFLTVVRSLVETGTADFHGERLSTTTLMSAKVPGAEPTVPVLVAAMGPQALRVTGELADGTIPYLAGPKTLDEHIVPTIISAAQKAGRPTPRVVTLLPIVVTSDVDRVRESAERQLAMYDQLPSYHRVVGLEGKDRAAELAVIGDEETVAAAIRRYRSAGATEIVATETDLGGPEDQRRTWRLLGELAND; encoded by the coding sequence ATGAGCACTGGTGTCGTTCTCTTCGCGCCCCCCGAGGCGCCCAACTACGTGGACACGATCGTCGAACAGGCCCGCGAGGCGGCCGCCGCCGGACTGCGGTCGGCCTGGTTCGGGCAGCGATTTGACTACGACTCGCCGGGACTGGCCGCGATCGTCGGTCGTGAAGTGCCACAGTTGCGTGTCGGCAGCTCGGCGATTCCGATCTTCGGCCGCCACCCGCTGCTTGTCTCCAGCCAGGCGCAAACCACTCAGGCCGCCACCCATGGGCGCTACGATCTGGGTCTCGCGCTCGGCGCGCCCGCGTTCATGGAGGCCACCTTCGGTCTGCCCTACGACCGTCCCATCGGCCTGCTGCGCGAATTCCTGACCGTGGTGCGCTCCCTTGTGGAGACCGGGACCGCGGACTTCCACGGTGAACGCCTCAGCACAACCACGCTCATGTCCGCGAAGGTCCCCGGCGCCGAGCCGACCGTGCCCGTACTGGTCGCGGCTATGGGCCCGCAGGCTCTGCGCGTCACGGGTGAACTCGCCGACGGCACCATCCCCTACCTGGCCGGCCCGAAGACGCTCGATGAGCACATCGTTCCCACGATTATCTCTGCCGCCCAGAAGGCGGGTCGGCCCACGCCACGCGTAGTCACGTTGCTTCCCATCGTGGTCACCTCGGATGTTGATCGCGTCCGGGAAAGCGCCGAGCGGCAACTCGCCATGTACGACCAGTTGCCCTCCTATCACCGCGTCGTCGGCCTGGAAGGCAAGGACCGCGCGGCGGAACTGGCGGTGATCGGCGACGAGGAGACCGTCGCGGCCGCGATACGTCGCTACCGCTCCGCGGGCGCCACCGAGATCGTCGCGACCGAGACGGACCTGGGCGGTCCGGAGGACCAGCGTCGCACCTGGCGCCTGCTCGGCGAGCTGGCAAACGACTGA
- a CDS encoding TetR/AcrR family transcriptional regulator, with amino-acid sequence MILGTARPLRADAQHNRDAILTAAREAFEADGVFASLDAIALRAGVGNATLYRNFPTRDDLLASVIEGFFIRALTEADELSRTLPPGGALVEWLVRVSWGMRIWHGLPVCLATAHHDDASPLHSANAPLVERVGVLLDTAKVAGEVAGEITADEVFELALALSWGIDRFGDDEARARHRVTMATAGIFVWRQ; translated from the coding sequence GTGATCCTGGGTACAGCACGCCCGCTTCGCGCCGACGCGCAGCACAACCGCGACGCGATCCTGACGGCAGCACGCGAAGCGTTCGAGGCGGACGGAGTGTTCGCCTCGCTCGACGCGATCGCGTTGCGCGCCGGTGTCGGCAACGCCACCCTCTACCGGAACTTTCCCACCCGGGACGACCTGCTCGCCTCGGTTATCGAGGGCTTCTTCATCCGGGCGCTGACGGAGGCCGACGAGTTGTCCCGGACACTGCCGCCGGGCGGGGCGCTCGTCGAGTGGCTGGTGCGGGTGAGCTGGGGGATGCGGATCTGGCACGGCCTGCCGGTCTGTCTCGCCACCGCGCACCACGACGACGCCTCGCCGCTGCACTCGGCGAATGCGCCACTGGTGGAGCGGGTCGGCGTCCTGCTGGACACGGCCAAGGTGGCCGGCGAGGTGGCCGGCGAGATCACCGCGGACGAGGTGTTCGAACTGGCCCTCGCCCTGTCCTGGGGAATCGACCGTTTCGGTGACGACGAGGCGAGGGCGCGACATCGGGTAACGATGGCGACGGCAGGGATCTTCGTATGGCGTCAATGA
- a CDS encoding acetoacetate decarboxylase, whose amino-acid sequence MRAEDVRRHISTPLRTPVYPPRATRFTDREYFNVVYRTDPAALREAVPEPLELGDEPLVRFEVMKMGDVEGFGPYLECGQVIPVRYGEEHGEYLHAMHLNHFGATAAGRELSAYPKTIGSPALFPDQGALIGTLDYGTQRVATATMAYQWQPLDPAEARTQIGVPTYAVKIVPGLVCELVHTRITDLTVKAAWTGPARLQLFAHVMAPLADLPVLEVVSASHIVTDLTLAPMTKVHDYLVDPAPPRHGD is encoded by the coding sequence ATGCGTGCCGAAGACGTCCGCCGCCACATCAGCACTCCGCTGCGGACCCCCGTCTATCCCCCTCGCGCCACCCGGTTCACCGACCGGGAGTACTTCAACGTCGTCTACCGGACCGACCCGGCCGCGTTGCGAGAGGCCGTGCCCGAGCCACTGGAGCTCGGCGACGAACCGCTGGTGCGGTTCGAGGTGATGAAGATGGGCGATGTCGAAGGCTTCGGCCCCTACCTGGAGTGCGGGCAAGTGATCCCCGTCCGGTACGGAGAGGAACACGGCGAGTACCTGCACGCGATGCACCTGAACCACTTCGGCGCCACCGCCGCCGGCCGCGAGCTCTCCGCCTACCCCAAGACGATCGGCAGCCCGGCACTCTTCCCGGATCAGGGCGCCCTGATCGGCACCCTCGACTACGGCACCCAGCGGGTTGCCACCGCGACCATGGCCTACCAGTGGCAGCCGCTCGACCCGGCCGAGGCCCGCACCCAGATCGGTGTACCCACGTACGCCGTGAAGATCGTCCCCGGCCTGGTCTGCGAGCTGGTCCATACCCGGATCACTGACCTCACGGTCAAGGCCGCCTGGACCGGCCCGGCCCGGCTGCAACTCTTCGCGCACGTCATGGCACCGCTGGCGGATCTGCCAGTCCTGGAAGTGGTCTCGGCCAGCCACATCGTCACCGATCTCACACTGGCCCCCATGACGAAGGTGCACGACTACCTCGTCGACCCGGCACCGCCCCGCCACGGCGATTGA